A stretch of Cytophagales bacterium DNA encodes these proteins:
- a CDS encoding methyl-accepting chemotaxis protein, with the protein MSKSNINAWNIKNWRIGHKIKGAFLILILITFTTGVFSIITLQNALSSLQEIDNELNPVIDDLSVYRNMIRDARTFTTNWVYVPNYTADKDALKLIHEQRYPELKIKIESVDQYLENDSLKAIIQEIQDQSAHLMVIQADLMQSLQSFENYEDAFVKFMAEDQIENEIIPVSDNLDTKLELIIETLRNKSESLRNNMQGTFSTLQITVWIASILGILFAILISIRLSFLITRPLHLVLQNISKLAKGTIPNELKVHSDDETGRITLGLNKLITSFRQTAEFADRIRQGDLDSDYQMLSKEDALGSALVGMRNNLKEVITATNSVILSVSEEGDLSHRLYGTNKEGAWSQLVLSINELLFSISRPLQSVMDILVEVSKGDLTLRYHDEEKGDIKRLTDSLNQALSNLQSLLSQISSTADTVNSSTSEMTASGHEMSTSTHEIAGAIAQITTGAQNQVNRVDESAHLVESILDDSKNMSSKSQSINEAAEKGMTNSQRGQKMIENVELSIAEMDNYSRSTDDSMKVLLQRSEDISRILSVITEIAAQTNLLALNAAIEAAQAGDAGRGFAVVADEIRKLAEDSRKSAKSIEQLIAVVTEDTSQAATTIRKMGDSVSRGVEASKEASLAFKDIAESSTVTLQYAEEILVASNQQVERLNEFVSITESIAVISEQTSASTEEVAASANELSTGMNNYIDKSQFLNEISRQLKQDLDQFKLDHQSTQ; encoded by the coding sequence ATGAGCAAATCCAACATTAACGCTTGGAATATCAAGAACTGGCGTATTGGCCATAAAATAAAGGGAGCATTCCTGATCTTGATTCTTATCACTTTTACTACAGGCGTTTTTAGCATCATTACCTTACAAAATGCCCTCAGTTCGCTACAAGAAATTGACAATGAATTAAATCCTGTGATCGATGACCTCTCAGTCTATCGAAACATGATCAGAGATGCGCGAACATTTACGACAAATTGGGTCTATGTACCGAATTACACCGCCGACAAGGACGCTTTGAAACTTATCCATGAACAGCGTTATCCTGAATTAAAAATCAAAATCGAAAGTGTGGATCAATACCTGGAAAACGATTCTCTAAAAGCAATAATTCAGGAAATCCAGGACCAATCAGCACATTTAATGGTCATCCAGGCAGACTTGATGCAAAGCCTCCAAAGTTTCGAAAACTACGAAGACGCATTTGTGAAGTTCATGGCAGAAGATCAAATAGAAAACGAGATAATTCCAGTGAGTGATAACCTGGACACCAAACTGGAACTGATCATTGAAACACTTCGAAACAAATCGGAAAGCCTTAGGAACAATATGCAAGGCACTTTTTCGACCCTTCAGATTACGGTATGGATTGCAAGTATTCTTGGGATTCTTTTTGCAATTCTCATATCGATCCGGCTCTCATTCCTCATCACCCGCCCGCTTCATCTTGTGCTGCAAAACATATCCAAACTGGCAAAAGGTACTATCCCGAACGAATTGAAAGTTCATTCTGATGATGAAACAGGAAGAATTACATTGGGATTGAATAAGCTGATCACCAGCTTTAGACAAACTGCCGAATTTGCCGATCGGATCAGACAAGGAGACCTTGATAGCGACTATCAGATGCTCAGTAAGGAAGATGCATTAGGCTCCGCTTTGGTTGGCATGCGCAATAACCTCAAGGAAGTGATCACCGCCACTAACTCCGTGATTCTATCCGTTTCGGAAGAGGGAGACCTGTCACACCGATTGTATGGCACTAATAAAGAAGGTGCATGGTCACAACTCGTGCTATCTATTAATGAACTGCTCTTTTCCATTTCGCGGCCTTTACAGTCCGTTATGGATATTTTAGTTGAAGTTTCGAAAGGGGACCTGACACTCCGATACCATGATGAAGAAAAGGGAGATATAAAAAGGTTAACCGACAGCTTAAATCAAGCATTGAGCAACCTTCAGTCCCTTCTTTCACAAATTTCAAGTACAGCAGATACAGTGAATAGTTCGACCTCAGAAATGACCGCCTCAGGCCATGAAATGAGTACAAGTACTCACGAAATAGCAGGAGCTATCGCCCAGATCACTACAGGCGCTCAAAATCAAGTTAACCGCGTGGATGAGTCAGCTCATCTTGTTGAGAGCATCCTGGACGATTCTAAAAACATGTCCTCCAAATCACAATCCATCAATGAAGCGGCGGAAAAAGGAATGACGAACAGCCAGCGTGGCCAAAAGATGATTGAGAATGTAGAATTGAGCATTGCGGAAATGGACAACTATTCCCGATCCACGGACGATTCTATGAAAGTGCTATTGCAACGCTCAGAAGATATCAGCAGGATACTAAGCGTCATTACCGAAATTGCTGCCCAAACCAATCTATTGGCGCTAAATGCCGCCATAGAAGCAGCTCAGGCAGGTGATGCCGGTCGTGGTTTCGCAGTTGTGGCGGATGAAATCAGAAAACTAGCGGAAGATTCCAGAAAATCTGCCAAGTCCATTGAACAACTCATTGCTGTTGTTACAGAGGATACTAGTCAGGCAGCTACCACCATAAGAAAAATGGGCGATAGCGTGTCAAGAGGAGTTGAAGCGTCTAAGGAAGCCTCCCTGGCTTTTAAGGACATTGCTGAATCTTCTACCGTGACCCTACAATACGCTGAAGAAATTTTAGTGGCAAGCAACCAGCAAGTAGAGCGCTTAAATGAGTTTGTCAGTATCACCGAATCTATTGCAGTTATCTCAGAACAAACTTCCGCCAGTACCGAAGAGGTGGCCGCCTCAGCCAACGAGCTTTCTACTGGAATGAATAATTACATCGATAAATCTCAATTCTTAAACGAAATCTCCAGACAGTTAAAACAGGATCTGGATCAATTTAAACTCGATCATCAATCGACCCAATAG
- a CDS encoding YfiR family protein: MKSYKLLLWLVFSLALAPGESKDKLSQDLSKYHALFIGKFIDYIDWPDPGQLTIGVVGNSRVMIELQSTIEKRGKARVKKIAGVADISDCDLLFIPASQSKLFTTLNQASDNKPVLIVTEEESLAFQGAGISFYVEGGKLKFIINKSAVESRNLKVSSNLIGLAKVI, translated from the coding sequence ATGAAAAGTTACAAACTGCTATTATGGCTTGTGTTCTCATTGGCTCTTGCTCCAGGAGAGAGTAAAGATAAACTCAGTCAGGACCTGAGTAAATATCATGCGCTATTCATCGGTAAGTTCATAGACTACATCGATTGGCCGGACCCAGGCCAATTAACCATTGGGGTGGTCGGAAACTCCCGGGTCATGATCGAACTTCAAAGCACCATTGAAAAACGAGGTAAGGCACGTGTGAAGAAGATAGCCGGGGTGGCAGACATCTCCGATTGTGACCTCCTATTCATTCCTGCGAGCCAAAGTAAACTGTTTACTACTTTGAACCAGGCTTCAGACAATAAGCCTGTATTGATCGTTACCGAGGAAGAAAGTCTTGCCTTTCAGGGGGCTGGAATTAGTTTCTACGTCGAAGGAGGAAAACTAAAATTCATTATCAATAAATCTGCCGTTGAATCCAGAAATTTAAAAGTCAGTTCAAACCTGATAGGACTGGCGAAGGTGATCTGA
- a CDS encoding ATP-binding protein — MIFAYCSTLSFSVYFYVREVYILAYNGFFCLSLFFIFGIASYFTKHLLWLFRLSVLTAFHAFYFEVFFTGGVLSPALPEFVIPPIIAFFYKPVRDRYFFMIMAVLCALSIWLLSSLCYTEDRFPADCIMEMHIISAFFIFGIVGAYIYIYRKTLNEKNLELKKSYQKLVESEKMASLGLLSAGVAHEINNPLNFIKGGAEMLTMQLKGSKDAQPHVHAIEDGIKRVASIIDSLAHFSRDSPDMNEVCDIQKVIDNCLVMLNHRLKYKIEVVKAYEDLGSLKIIGNEGQLHQAFLNILTNAEESIDENGTITIRTYTEGEALKVTISDTGRGIDPRHIKKISDLFYTTKDTGEGTGLGLSITYKAIEEHDGTIAVQSELGKGTTFHITFNKPLIFESA, encoded by the coding sequence ATGATTTTCGCTTATTGCTCAACCCTGAGCTTTAGTGTCTATTTCTACGTTCGTGAAGTTTACATACTGGCGTACAATGGCTTTTTTTGTCTTTCTCTCTTTTTCATTTTTGGCATCGCTAGTTACTTCACAAAGCACCTGCTATGGCTCTTTAGGCTTTCTGTGCTTACCGCATTCCATGCCTTCTATTTCGAGGTTTTCTTCACCGGTGGAGTTCTCTCACCCGCATTGCCTGAGTTCGTCATTCCTCCCATCATCGCCTTTTTCTACAAACCGGTAAGAGATCGTTATTTCTTCATGATCATGGCCGTTTTATGTGCGTTAAGTATTTGGTTACTATCGTCGTTGTGCTACACAGAAGATCGATTCCCGGCTGATTGTATCATGGAAATGCATATTATTTCAGCATTTTTCATATTCGGCATAGTAGGTGCTTACATCTATATTTATCGTAAAACGCTAAATGAGAAGAACTTAGAATTGAAAAAGTCCTATCAAAAATTGGTCGAGTCTGAAAAGATGGCCTCGCTAGGTCTATTATCTGCAGGTGTCGCTCATGAAATCAACAATCCCCTCAATTTCATCAAAGGAGGAGCCGAAATGTTGACCATGCAATTGAAAGGATCAAAGGATGCACAACCTCACGTTCATGCCATAGAGGACGGAATAAAAAGAGTAGCGTCCATCATTGATAGCCTGGCCCACTTTAGCAGAGATTCTCCGGACATGAATGAAGTTTGTGACATTCAGAAAGTCATTGACAATTGCCTGGTGATGCTCAATCATCGATTAAAATATAAGATTGAGGTTGTCAAAGCATATGAGGACTTGGGTTCATTGAAGATCATTGGAAACGAGGGGCAATTGCACCAGGCATTCCTCAACATCCTCACAAATGCAGAAGAATCGATTGATGAAAATGGAACCATCACTATTCGCACTTACACAGAGGGTGAGGCACTGAAAGTCACTATTTCCGATACTGGACGGGGCATAGATCCCAGGCACATCAAAAAAATCAGCGATCTATTTTATACCACAAAGGATACCGGTGAAGGAACAGGATTGGGATTGTCAATAACCTATAAGGCCATTGAAGAACATGACGGAACCATAGCAGTCCAATCAGAATTGGGCAAAGGCACAACCTTTCACATTACGTTTAATAAACCTTTGATTTTTGAAAGTGCATAA
- a CDS encoding DUF1801 domain-containing protein → MKAGGKTVMEILTNLPEDRVEPFNKLHDVIVNNLPEGFEPAISYGGLGYVVPHSLYPGGYHCKPSEPLPFAGIASQKNSINFYHMGIYADAKLLDWFVSEYPKYSKRKLDMGKSCIRFKKPDDIPYDLIGELMSKVSVAEWVETYETEIKK, encoded by the coding sequence ATGAAAGCAGGCGGAAAAACGGTCATGGAAATTCTTACCAACTTACCCGAGGACCGAGTAGAGCCCTTTAATAAACTTCATGACGTTATTGTGAATAACCTCCCCGAAGGGTTTGAACCGGCGATCAGCTATGGTGGATTAGGTTACGTGGTTCCTCATAGCTTGTATCCGGGAGGTTACCATTGTAAACCCAGTGAACCACTGCCTTTTGCAGGGATTGCGTCACAAAAAAACTCCATTAATTTCTATCACATGGGAATTTATGCCGACGCCAAACTCCTCGATTGGTTCGTATCTGAATATCCGAAATATAGCAAGCGAAAGTTAGACATGGGGAAAAGTTGTATTCGCTTCAAAAAACCAGATGACATACCCTACGATCTTATTGGCGAATTAATGAGTAAAGTGAGTGTTGCTGAATGGGTCGAAACGTATGAAACGGAAATAAAAAAATAG
- a CDS encoding type 1 glutamine amidotransferase domain-containing protein → MKKLYIVLSNLVLMFALSFHANGSIELNAEDQRPTKVLLVLTSHGELGRTGLQTGFWLEEFAAPYYSLIDAGVEVILASPKGGQPPLDPKSEQEMFQTDFTRRFMKDQEAQARLAETLKLSTVNQKDFDAVFYSGGYGPIWDLAEDQYSIALIEDFYQNDKPIASVCHAPAIFKNTRDSNGDPLVKGKMMTAYSNSEEEAVQFTSLVPFSVQEMLIENGAFYSKGPNWYPYIQEDGLLISGQNPASAELVAGALLKRLGTKVDLDK, encoded by the coding sequence ATGAAAAAGTTATATATAGTACTCTCAAACCTCGTTCTGATGTTCGCTTTAAGTTTTCATGCCAATGGCAGCATCGAACTGAATGCGGAAGACCAACGACCCACCAAAGTATTACTTGTCTTGACCAGTCATGGTGAACTAGGGCGTACCGGTTTACAAACAGGATTTTGGTTGGAGGAATTTGCGGCTCCCTATTATTCATTGATAGATGCCGGTGTAGAAGTCATTCTGGCATCTCCGAAGGGAGGTCAACCTCCATTGGACCCCAAAAGTGAACAGGAAATGTTCCAAACGGATTTTACCAGAAGGTTTATGAAAGACCAAGAAGCGCAAGCCAGATTAGCAGAAACATTGAAATTATCGACAGTCAATCAAAAGGATTTCGATGCTGTTTTTTATAGCGGAGGTTATGGACCCATTTGGGATTTGGCTGAAGACCAATACTCCATCGCGTTGATAGAGGACTTCTATCAAAATGATAAACCAATTGCTTCTGTATGCCACGCACCTGCTATTTTCAAAAACACCAGGGACTCTAACGGTGATCCATTAGTCAAAGGGAAAATGATGACTGCCTATTCTAATTCGGAGGAAGAGGCGGTGCAGTTCACCAGCTTAGTTCCTTTTTCCGTTCAGGAGATGTTGATTGAGAATGGTGCTTTCTATTCCAAGGGACCCAATTGGTATCCTTATATTCAGGAGGATGGATTGTTGATCTCCGGACAAAATCCCGCCTCAGCTGAGTTAGTCGCAGGAGCATTGTTGAAGCGACTGGGAACCAAGGTTGATCTCGATAAATAG
- a CDS encoding AraC family transcriptional regulator: MYLNQFPDIDWIRENSHSGFQAGKDYQGNKLTSAGWPTAVINVATHATERDNIKGPFSMFYNLSGTSLVKLDNDWHQVNEFFYCISNDGESFDLHVPEAHKATTFNIHFGKQLYCEVLQQLSETEEWSLDNYRHYGETAYAMLPATHFMEREFKDQLLTLHHHLKHGLLSADQEYEMTGSILQWLLIHGDSRFKKFEDSSAMKRSTKMELFKRVNKGLEYIHSHNLYQLDLESISRNSGLSKFHFIRVFSEFHHQTPANYIAALKINKAQNLLANSHKDLNTIATELGFSELSAFTRFFKRQTGMTPSSLRHRN; this comes from the coding sequence ATGTATCTCAACCAATTCCCTGATATTGACTGGATAAGGGAAAATTCTCATTCGGGTTTTCAAGCAGGTAAAGACTACCAGGGTAATAAATTAACCTCCGCTGGCTGGCCTACTGCTGTCATCAATGTCGCAACCCACGCTACTGAACGCGACAATATCAAGGGCCCCTTCAGTATGTTTTATAATTTAAGTGGCACTTCCTTGGTCAAACTTGATAACGATTGGCACCAGGTAAACGAATTCTTTTATTGCATTTCTAATGATGGTGAGTCATTCGACTTGCATGTCCCTGAAGCCCATAAAGCAACCACCTTTAATATCCACTTCGGGAAACAACTATATTGTGAAGTACTTCAACAGCTCTCAGAAACCGAGGAATGGTCATTAGATAACTATCGACACTATGGTGAGACGGCTTATGCAATGCTTCCGGCGACGCATTTCATGGAAAGGGAATTCAAAGATCAGCTCCTGACCTTACACCATCACCTAAAGCACGGCCTCCTTTCGGCGGATCAGGAATATGAAATGACGGGATCAATTCTGCAATGGTTGCTCATTCATGGAGATTCCAGATTCAAGAAATTCGAGGATTCCAGCGCAATGAAACGGTCAACGAAAATGGAGCTATTTAAACGGGTGAATAAAGGCCTGGAATATATTCACAGCCACAACTTGTATCAGTTGGACCTTGAGAGTATATCGAGAAACAGTGGTTTATCGAAGTTTCATTTCATTCGAGTATTTAGCGAATTCCACCATCAAACTCCTGCTAATTACATCGCCGCACTCAAAATCAACAAAGCCCAAAATCTCTTGGCTAATTCCCATAAAGACCTGAACACCATCGCGACAGAATTAGGTTTTTCCGAATTGTCGGCATTTACACGTTTTTTCAAGAGGCAAACGGGAATGACTCCATCTTCACTTCGGCACAGAAATTAG
- a CDS encoding type 1 glutamine amidotransferase domain-containing protein, whose amino-acid sequence MSRFKKILKWSLVSLLGLFITVFAFGYWFISLIPKAETNAGLSETVAASLPYLSEDIIPNRGKVLAVVTSTDQMGSSGKKTGYELTELSRAYYVFQANGFEVDIASPQGGQPPVIIDDEDMGSYDFAFLNDSFAQAKTKNTLSLSEVDPTAYEAIYFVGGKGAMYDFPDNPEIQSIVRDYYESGKVVGAVCHGPAALVNVTLSNGDYLIKGKSVSSFTNKEELFLIPDAKTIFPFLLEDRLVENGAEFKEGSMYLENVVIEQNIVTGQNPWSTWKLAETMISQMGYEPKKRKISGEENAIKVLGSYQKQGFASAKLLISEMAEDTQELNRTLIAMHGIVSGMQWEIGKAIELIRLLKYAKDVAEA is encoded by the coding sequence ATGTCACGATTTAAGAAAATTCTAAAATGGTCTTTGGTTTCACTGCTTGGATTATTCATCACAGTCTTTGCCTTTGGCTACTGGTTCATAAGCTTAATCCCCAAGGCAGAAACAAATGCTGGTCTTAGTGAAACGGTGGCGGCCTCTTTACCATACTTAAGTGAAGACATCATTCCAAATCGAGGAAAGGTATTAGCTGTAGTTACAAGCACTGATCAAATGGGGTCCAGTGGAAAGAAAACGGGATACGAGCTGACCGAACTTTCGAGAGCCTATTATGTCTTTCAGGCCAATGGATTCGAAGTAGATATCGCCAGTCCGCAAGGGGGACAGCCTCCGGTAATCATTGATGACGAAGACATGGGCTCCTATGATTTCGCTTTCTTGAATGATTCATTCGCTCAAGCGAAAACGAAAAACACACTTTCCCTATCGGAGGTGGACCCTACTGCTTATGAGGCCATTTATTTTGTCGGGGGAAAAGGTGCCATGTATGACTTTCCGGATAATCCTGAAATTCAATCTATCGTGAGAGATTACTATGAATCAGGAAAAGTAGTCGGTGCGGTTTGCCACGGGCCTGCTGCATTGGTAAATGTTACCCTGTCAAATGGCGACTACTTGATCAAAGGCAAATCAGTAAGCAGCTTTACAAATAAGGAGGAGCTATTCCTGATACCCGATGCAAAAACAATTTTCCCTTTTCTGCTGGAAGATCGGTTGGTTGAAAATGGAGCGGAATTCAAGGAAGGTAGCATGTATCTGGAAAATGTAGTAATTGAACAAAATATTGTAACAGGGCAAAACCCCTGGTCTACCTGGAAGCTTGCCGAGACGATGATCAGTCAAATGGGTTATGAACCAAAAAAGCGAAAGATCTCAGGAGAAGAAAATGCCATTAAAGTACTTGGAAGTTATCAGAAACAGGGATTCGCTAGTGCGAAATTGTTGATTTCTGAAATGGCCGAAGATACACAGGAGCTGAATCGGACCTTAATTGCCATGCACGGCATCGTTTCGGGAATGCAATGGGAAATTGGGAAAGCCATTGAGCTGATTCGGTTGCTCAAGTACGCGAAGGACGTGGCGGAGGCTTAG
- a CDS encoding helix-turn-helix transcriptional regulator, protein MTASQVFLVVVSGLGVLHGMFLALFLWTNKFGNFLANRLLGVLLIVLSFRVGKSVFLEFLENLDAQFIFIGLGTMMIIGPIFYFFAQAIADKDFQWTNRRLIHFVPALLAILFGCWIKNDYLETLPIFLFAFLFLSYYSHYLIYLIMARIYIVKRRKEGLNDSGYQLVNLIFYGLLVIWIAYFLNLIEDIVPYIIGPILYSLVAYSISYVIISKGYLKNLGQEKYKTTRISTEQAEHVFAGAIDLVGMQEQYRNPDITLKSLSASLNVSTQVLSMVINQKSDKNFNAFVNKYRIEAAKELLVDPDHQNYTISAIAFKVGFNSLSSFNSAFKKQTNQTPHAYRQALTK, encoded by the coding sequence ATGACAGCAAGTCAGGTATTTTTGGTAGTGGTAAGTGGTCTTGGCGTACTGCATGGTATGTTCCTTGCCTTGTTCCTTTGGACAAATAAGTTTGGCAATTTTCTGGCTAATCGGTTGTTGGGTGTACTGTTGATCGTGCTTTCATTCCGAGTGGGTAAATCTGTTTTTCTGGAATTCCTGGAAAATCTGGATGCCCAATTCATTTTTATCGGGCTAGGTACCATGATGATCATTGGACCCATCTTCTATTTTTTTGCGCAGGCCATTGCAGACAAAGATTTTCAATGGACCAATCGTCGATTGATCCATTTTGTACCTGCACTATTAGCGATCCTTTTCGGGTGCTGGATTAAGAACGATTATCTGGAAACGCTACCCATATTCCTGTTTGCGTTCCTTTTTCTCAGTTACTACAGCCACTATCTGATCTATTTGATCATGGCCCGGATCTATATCGTCAAACGGCGAAAGGAGGGTTTGAACGATTCGGGGTATCAATTGGTCAATCTCATATTTTATGGCTTACTGGTTATTTGGATCGCATACTTTCTTAATCTTATTGAAGATATTGTTCCCTACATTATCGGTCCCATACTTTATTCGCTGGTGGCATACAGCATCAGCTACGTGATCATATCCAAAGGATATCTCAAAAATCTGGGTCAGGAGAAATACAAGACAACACGGATATCGACAGAGCAAGCAGAACATGTATTTGCCGGGGCCATTGATCTGGTCGGTATGCAGGAACAATATAGAAATCCTGATATTACTTTAAAATCCTTGAGCGCATCGCTAAATGTCAGCACACAGGTGCTCTCTATGGTCATTAATCAAAAGAGTGATAAGAACTTCAATGCCTTTGTGAATAAATATCGTATTGAGGCGGCTAAGGAATTACTGGTCGACCCGGATCATCAGAATTACACCATATCTGCGATAGCTTTCAAGGTAGGTTTCAATAGCTTGTCCAGCTTCAATAGTGCGTTTAAGAAACAAACGAATCAAACACCTCATGCCTATCGACAGGCATTGACAAAATGA
- a CDS encoding SDR family oxidoreductase yields the protein MKHKILVTGASGAFGRLTCLQLAKDGHEVAGTFRSTSGKNAALAEELKSSGVHLIEMDVTDEASVNTGVQSAIDKMGGLDTVFNNAGVGANGILETFTTADLQKMFEVNVFGVQRLMRAVLPYFRQQGVGTIIHTSSCIGRITTPFLAAYSSSKYALESLAEGYRAELSGFGIESCIVEPGGMPTAFMGAMLKPSDSDRTQAYGDMAQVPDVALNNYVQYIETIPEQKPEKVANAVVALVNTPFGEKPFRTVVDFSGLKEPVEQYNKVLDGTTKAIYAANGVDNLLTLNK from the coding sequence ATGAAACATAAAATTCTGGTTACTGGAGCAAGTGGTGCTTTTGGACGATTGACCTGCTTGCAATTGGCAAAAGATGGTCATGAGGTGGCAGGAACCTTTCGCTCAACTTCCGGTAAAAACGCGGCATTGGCAGAAGAATTAAAATCTTCAGGTGTCCACCTGATTGAGATGGATGTCACCGATGAAGCTAGTGTAAATACAGGTGTGCAATCTGCCATAGATAAGATGGGTGGTTTGGATACGGTATTCAATAACGCCGGCGTAGGGGCCAATGGTATCCTGGAGACCTTCACAACAGCGGATCTTCAAAAAATGTTTGAAGTGAATGTGTTTGGCGTTCAACGTCTTATGCGAGCCGTTCTACCTTATTTCAGACAACAAGGCGTTGGTACTATTATCCACACCTCAAGCTGTATCGGGAGAATAACGACACCTTTTCTTGCCGCCTATTCCTCCTCGAAATATGCCTTAGAATCTCTGGCGGAAGGATATCGGGCTGAACTATCGGGATTTGGAATTGAATCCTGTATCGTAGAGCCTGGAGGAATGCCCACAGCATTCATGGGAGCCATGCTTAAGCCAAGCGATAGTGATAGAACGCAAGCATACGGAGACATGGCTCAAGTTCCAGATGTGGCATTAAATAACTATGTCCAATACATTGAAACCATTCCCGAGCAAAAACCAGAAAAGGTAGCAAATGCTGTGGTTGCTTTGGTCAATACACCTTTTGGGGAAAAGCCATTCAGAACAGTGGTTGATTTTTCAGGTCTGAAAGAACCGGTTGAACAATACAATAAGGTATTGGATGGAACCACAAAAGCAATCTACGCAGCAAATGGCGTGGACAATCTACTCACCCTCAACAAATAA
- a CDS encoding SDR family NAD(P)-dependent oxidoreductase codes for MKSLKYYVFMVSLIYFVGLNQIAQAQTETTERKEGSQVIVITGSASGFGKATAEKLVAKGHIVYGGDINVKGNKYLNKIGGHALEMDVTNDAQVRAGIERVISEQGRIDVLINNAGYGEFATIENINIDDLKHQFDVNVFGYARLQQAVLPHMRKQRSGRVIIVSSAISKFSLPMLGWYASTKHALEGMADALRLEVAQFNIDVVKIQPGAAQTGFGATAFARLEQSNVPDDYRAMIDASAKSLEKNFADAPGAEDTAETIVNATELVNPKITYITAKADEIVRLRKVMSEEEFYKMFSGQQ; via the coding sequence ATGAAAAGTCTAAAGTATTATGTATTCATGGTAAGCCTCATATACTTCGTGGGCTTAAATCAGATTGCTCAAGCGCAGACAGAAACAACAGAACGTAAAGAAGGGTCTCAAGTAATTGTCATTACTGGCTCTGCCTCAGGCTTTGGGAAAGCCACCGCGGAGAAACTAGTGGCCAAAGGTCACATTGTTTACGGAGGTGATATCAATGTAAAGGGGAACAAGTATTTGAACAAAATTGGTGGACATGCACTTGAAATGGATGTGACCAATGATGCGCAGGTCCGTGCAGGAATCGAACGTGTCATTTCCGAACAAGGACGTATCGATGTACTGATCAATAATGCTGGCTACGGCGAATTTGCGACCATCGAAAATATCAATATCGATGATCTCAAACATCAGTTTGATGTCAATGTATTCGGTTACGCTCGCCTACAGCAGGCTGTCCTACCTCATATGCGCAAGCAGCGTTCTGGCCGGGTAATCATCGTGTCATCAGCAATAAGTAAATTCTCTTTACCCATGCTTGGCTGGTACGCGTCTACTAAACACGCCCTGGAAGGTATGGCAGATGCCCTGCGATTAGAAGTCGCACAATTCAACATTGATGTGGTAAAAATACAACCTGGAGCTGCTCAAACAGGTTTCGGAGCGACAGCCTTTGCTCGACTTGAACAATCCAATGTGCCGGATGATTATCGGGCGATGATCGACGCCAGTGCAAAGTCTTTAGAGAAAAATTTTGCTGACGCTCCTGGAGCTGAAGATACAGCAGAAACCATTGTTAATGCCACTGAACTGGTGAATCCAAAAATTACATACATCACGGCAAAGGCAGATGAAATAGTTAGGTTAAGGAAGGTGATGTCTGAAGAGGAATTTTACAAAATGTTTTCAGGCCAGCAGTAA